Sequence from the Flavobacteriales bacterium genome:
TACAGTTTATCTTTTGGTCATTATAATCCTATTATCTCTGATACTGCCTATATGGGGGGTATCTTAGGCGTTAGTTTAAGTGTTGTAAATAATGGAAGCGATACTATTTTTTGGCCCATTCAGTTGATGTGTGGCGTAAACTCTGAAGTATCGGTTTTAGGTGAGGGTCCATTATTGTCTCCAGATGATGAGAACTATTATCTTGCCCCTGGAGATAGTTTTCATTTGGGATGGCCTGAAGTTGATTCAGCAAGCTCGTCAATTATTGGTGGTTATGTTCATGTTAAATCGCAGAATGGTTTTGTTGATGGTGACAATATAATAGTAGTTTGGCCAGTAGTTTTTGATAATGAAGAAGTAGATATTGTTACAATTGAACAATATACATAAGAGGTATATGTGATTGATGAAGTTTCGGGAATTAGAACACATATAGAAGAGCCTAACTTTAAGGTGTTTTTGACCTCTGACTCTAGGCTATTTGTAGAGGGGCAAGAAAAACAAATTGTAAGTTTAGAAGTGTACGAACTTTCTGGCAAAAAAATAGCTAGGCAGAATAGCAAAACAGAAGTAAACATCCGACATTTTACCAAAGGAATTTACGTATTAGTAGTCGGATTCAAAGACGGACAAAAACAATCAACAAAAGTGTTTATTCCAAACTAATTTTCATAAGGCTTTCAATCTCATCGACTTCAATAGGGATATTAGCCATTAAGTCAAACGGTTTGTCTTTTGTAATAACTAAGTCATTCTCAATACGTATTCCGAGGTTTTCTTCTAAAATATAGATGCCAGGTTCACAAGTAAACACCATACCTTCTTTGATTGGAGTGTCCCAATGACCCACATCATGAACATCTAAGCCTAAATAATGACTTGTTCCGTGCATAAAGTACTTTCGGAAAGCAGGGTTTTTAGGGTCTTGTTTGTCTATATCATGCTGGTCCAAAAGCCCTAAGCCTAATAATTCCGATTGCATAACTTTACCAACCTCTTTGTGATAATCGCCTAGTAATGTACCTGGAGTTAACATATTTGTAGCCTCTTTCATTACTTTTAACACAGCATTATACACCTCTTTTTGTCGTTTAGTAAAACGACCACTAACAGGAATGCACCTAGTCATATCTGAAGCATAGTTAGCATATTCAGCGCCTACATCCATAAGTATAACGTCACCATCCTTACACTCTTTGTTGTTGTCTATGTAGTGCAATACACAAGCATTTCTTCCAGAAGCGATGATAGGTTCATAAGCAAACCCTTTTGAACGATTTATTAGAAATTCATGCATAAATTCCGCTTCAATTTCATATTCCATTACGCCTGGTTTAACGAAGTTTAACACCCTGCGAAACCCTTTTTCGGTGATATTGCAAGCGTTTTGTAAAAGGTCAATTTCAATGGGGTGTTTTATTGATCGAAGCCCATGCAAAATGGGAGCTGATTTAACATAATTTTTATCGCTGTAGGTTTGTCTACACCAGTTGTTGAACCTATCGGTTTGAGTTTCTACCTCAGAAGTAGCTCTGGAATGTTCGTTTGAGTTGTAAAAAACAGTTTCAGCCTCAGTCATTAGGCTTTCAAACACCTTATCAAATTCGCTGTTCCAATACACTGTTTTTATGCCAGAAGTGGTGAAGGCTTGTTCTTTGGTTAATTTAGCCCCTTCCCAAATAGCAATAAGCTCACTAGTTTCTTTTAAAAATAATATCTCTCGATGATTTGGATTAGAACAATTAGGAAATAAAACGACTTTGCTTTCCTCTTGGTCTACGCCGCTTAGCCAGAACAAATCGCTGTTTTGTTTGAAGGGCATGGTGCCGTCAGAGTTCGTTGGCATTTGGTCGTTCGAGCAAAAAATAGCAATCGAATTTTCAGTCATTGATGAGCAAAAATTCTTTCTATTTACCTCAAATAATTCTTTAGAAATGGCTTTATATCTCATTACGTAAATATTTTTTTCAAAGATATAGTATTTTGAATGATTCTAAACTCCATATATTAAATGGTTTATTAGTTGTTTTTGAATGTTTTGGGTGTTAAATTTGTACTTTCCTAAATCGTTTATCAATGAGTAACTCAATTTTGATTAAATCCTCTCTAGTAAAAAAGTACTGGATGGCCATTACAGGGCTATTTTTATGCCTGTTTTTGGTTGGTCATTTACTAGGAAATTTGCAATTATTATTACCTGCTGATGCAGCATCAGATTCATTTAATCTGTATGCTCGCTTCATGACGACCAACCCGATAGTGAAAATATTATCCTACTTAACCTACTTTGGCATTCTTTTTCATGCTTTTGACGGAATACTTTTGACTATCCAAAATAAGAAGGCCCGCCCAGTTGCTTACGCCTACAACAAGCCTAGCGCAAACTCGAATTGGGCCTCCAGAAACATGGGTTTTTTAGGAACTATTTTGTTGTTGTTTCTTATCATTCACATGAGAAGTTTTTGGTACGAAATGCATTTTGGCGATGTTCCAAAAACAATAATTGGAGGAGAAGAAGTAAAAGATTTGTACATTATTACTACCCAAGCTTTTGAGCAGTTGTGGTATGTAATCCTTTATGTGGTGTGTATGATTGCTATAGCCTTTCACCTTACACATGGTTTTTCTAGTGCATTTCAGACCTTAGGAGCCAACCACCCTAAGTACAAACAGTTGGTTAAAAATATCGGCTTTGCTTTTGGGATACTTATACCCCTAGCATTTGCAATAATACCTTTATCCCTTTATTTCAGATAATAAAAAGTATATGAGCAAATTAGACGCTAAAATTCCCGAAGGTCCATTAAAAGACAAATGGACTAAGCATAAAAACTCTATTAATTTAGTAAACCCTGCCAATAAGCGATCCATTGACGTGATTGTTGTAGGAACTGGTTTAGCAGGGGCCTCGGCGGCTGCATCTCTTGCAGAAATGGGCTACAACGTTAAGTCGTTTTGCTTCCAAGACTCGCCAAGACGTGCGCATTCGATTGCTGCTCAAGGTGGAATAAATGCTGCCAAAAACTACCAAAACGATGGCGATTCAGTCTACAGACTATTTTACGATACAGTAAAAGGTGGAGACTACCGATCAAGGGAAGCAAACGTCTATCGACTAGCTGAGGTTAGCACAAATATTATCGACCAATGTGTTGCGCAAGGCGTTCCATTTGCTAGAGAATATGGGGGCTTATTAGATAACCGTTCTTTCGGTGGCGTTCAGGTATCAAGAACATTTTATGCCAAAGGGCAAACAGGGCAACAACTTCTTTTAGGAGCCTATTCAGCAATGTCCCGCCAAATCAATAAAGGAAAAATCAGCATGTACAACCGTCATGAGATGCTTGATGTTGTAATTGTTGATGGCAAAGCCAGAGGAATCATAGCAAGAAATTTAATTACTGGCGAAATAGAACGTCATTCAGCTCACGCAGTAGTATTGGCTTCAGGAGGATATGGAAATGTTTTCTTCTTAAGTACTAATGCTATGGGAAGTAACGTAACTGCA
This genomic interval carries:
- a CDS encoding T9SS type A sorting domain-containing protein; this translates as MIDEVSGIRTHIEEPNFKVFLTSDSRLFVEGQEKQIVSLEVYELSGKKIARQNSKTEVNIRHFTKGIYVLVVGFKDGQKQSTKVFIPN
- a CDS encoding aminopeptidase P family protein; amino-acid sequence: MRYKAISKELFEVNRKNFCSSMTENSIAIFCSNDQMPTNSDGTMPFKQNSDLFWLSGVDQEESKVVLFPNCSNPNHREILFLKETSELIAIWEGAKLTKEQAFTTSGIKTVYWNSEFDKVFESLMTEAETVFYNSNEHSRATSEVETQTDRFNNWCRQTYSDKNYVKSAPILHGLRSIKHPIEIDLLQNACNITEKGFRRVLNFVKPGVMEYEIEAEFMHEFLINRSKGFAYEPIIASGRNACVLHYIDNNKECKDGDVILMDVGAEYANYASDMTRCIPVSGRFTKRQKEVYNAVLKVMKEATNMLTPGTLLGDYHKEVGKVMQSELLGLGLLDQHDIDKQDPKNPAFRKYFMHGTSHYLGLDVHDVGHWDTPIKEGMVFTCEPGIYILEENLGIRIENDLVITKDKPFDLMANIPIEVDEIESLMKISLE
- a CDS encoding succinate dehydrogenase cytochrome b subunit yields the protein MSNSILIKSSLVKKYWMAITGLFLCLFLVGHLLGNLQLLLPADAASDSFNLYARFMTTNPIVKILSYLTYFGILFHAFDGILLTIQNKKARPVAYAYNKPSANSNWASRNMGFLGTILLLFLIIHMRSFWYEMHFGDVPKTIIGGEEVKDLYIITTQAFEQLWYVILYVVCMIAIAFHLTHGFSSAFQTLGANHPKYKQLVKNIGFAFGILIPLAFAIIPLSLYFR